TGCGTTGCTTTTCACCACCGGACAGCTTCATACCATTTTCTCCCAACATCGTATTTACACCATGCGAAGCTTTGGCTATTAAAGCAGATGCAGACGCTTTGCGCAGTGCTTCCTTGATCTCCTCGTCTGTTGCCGACGGCTTCACAAAAAGCATATTATCCCGGATAGTGCCTGCATACAATTGGGTATCCTGGGTTACAAATCCAATTTGTCGCCTCAATGGATTATACCGGATATCTGTAGAGAAGGTATCGTTGAAATAAATTTTACCACTCACCGGTGCATAGAGGCCAACCAACAACTTCACCAGGGTTGACTTGCCGGAACCTGAAGGGCCCACAAATGCGATGGTCTGCCCGGTTTTTACCGTAAAGGAAATATCATCGATGGCATTATAACCTGCTGTTTTATGACGGAAGATGACATGCTCGAACTGTAGATTGTTCAGCGGACCAATTTCTACCGGGTTGTCGGGCCGCCGCTCTACCGGCTTGTTCATGAGCCGGTCAAAATTTTTGATAGAAGCATCTACTTCGCGGTATTGCAGAATCATATTGCCGAGGTCCTGCAACGGCCCGAATATAGCGGTTGAAATAAACTGCATGGCGATCAGCTCTCCTGTACTCAGTATTTTTCGGAAGATGAGCCAAAGCAAAATAAACAGGATAGACTGTTTCAACAGGTTCAAGGTAGTGCCCTGCAAAAAGGAAAGAAAACTGACCTTCCTGGCCTTGAACATTTCCAGCTGGAAAATTTGCAGCGTTTGCACATTGAGCCGCCGGATCTCCGGAAAGGTAAGCCCCAGGCTTTTTACCAGCTCAATATTGCGCAGGCTTTCTGTAATAACACCCGCCTGGGCATCGGTTTGCCGGTTGATAGAACGTTGCACTGTTTTTATCTTCCTGGATAACAGCCCCGTAAGAGAACCAAGTACAAGAACACCTATGATAAATACAGGTATTAACATCCAGTTTTTATTAATGCTGTACCACAACAGAAACCCGACGCCAACCAGGGATGAAAACAGGACGTTGATAAATGAGTTGACAAAACGTTCTGCATCCGTTTTTACCTTTTGCAGAATAGACAGGGTAGTACCACTCCTGTTTTCCTCAAATTCCTGGAAGGAGAGCCGCAAGGTTTGTTTTAATCCGTCATTAAAGATATGCATGCCAAACTGCGCCACCGTTTTGCGGGTGAGATACTCCTGGAATGATTTGAATAGTTTGGATAATAAAGCAATGCCCACAGCCAATCCGAGCCAGTACAAAACACTGTTAATCAGTTCACTTTCCGACAGCCCTTTCGGGTTCGCTGCATAGTTATCTACTATCTTTCCAAAAATAATCGGATCTACAAGACTCAGCAACTGCGCGGCTCCTGCTAAAAGCAGGGAGTAAAAAATCAGCCGTTTGTGTGGTCTGAGATATTTCCATAGTGTATTCATCAGCGTTAACTTTTAAAGGGGCCTGTTGTGATTTCCTCCGGCTTTATTACTATTATACTGAAAATATACTATCAGAAATACAATTAATACCATAAAAAAGTTAAATGATGGTATACTTTACCGCAAGTGGATGCGCTGATTTTTGGATATAAAAGAAATAGAAAAGATAGTGAAAGTATTCCGGTTCACCGTGAGAAGCATTGTTCGTGTACCAACGTAGAGGGATAAACGAAGATAATTACCAAGAAAGAGTCGGGCGTATCGCCACGCGGCTGCAACAGACAGCAAAGGAGCCGTTCAATCTGTATGAAACACCTCTTCCAGGGGCGACCATGTTTCATTTTTTTGTA
The Chitinophaga sp. MM2321 DNA segment above includes these coding regions:
- a CDS encoding ABC transporter ATP-binding protein, with translation MNTLWKYLRPHKRLIFYSLLLAGAAQLLSLVDPIIFGKIVDNYAANPKGLSESELINSVLYWLGLAVGIALLSKLFKSFQEYLTRKTVAQFGMHIFNDGLKQTLRLSFQEFEENRSGTTLSILQKVKTDAERFVNSFINVLFSSLVGVGFLLWYSINKNWMLIPVFIIGVLVLGSLTGLLSRKIKTVQRSINRQTDAQAGVITESLRNIELVKSLGLTFPEIRRLNVQTLQIFQLEMFKARKVSFLSFLQGTTLNLLKQSILFILLWLIFRKILSTGELIAMQFISTAIFGPLQDLGNMILQYREVDASIKNFDRLMNKPVERRPDNPVEIGPLNNLQFEHVIFRHKTAGYNAIDDISFTVKTGQTIAFVGPSGSGKSTLVKLLVGLYAPVSGKIYFNDTFSTDIRYNPLRRQIGFVTQDTQLYAGTIRDNMLFVKPSATDEEIKEALRKASASALIAKASHGVNTMLGENGMKLSGGEKQRISIARALLRQPRLLIFDEATSALDSLTEEDITRTIREISASREQMTILIAHRLSTIMHADVIYVLEKGKIAETGSHDELLVQKGLYYAMWRQQVGERRYTVASNT